From the Deltaproteobacteria bacterium genome, one window contains:
- a CDS encoding alpha/beta hydrolase — MLNRDGVDLFYAEAGSGEPPVLLVHGWTCDHTAMTPLFNYFRRSRRVVTVDLRGHGESDKPEQEYSMAVFADDLAWMCKELNLEKPIVIGHSMGGVIAVKLAAQYPDLPGAVVTLDSPVVPTAPLLQSVTPLLQQFRTPAFRELQGPFVDGMFLPTDNAERKARVKAGMLNTPQYVAASAFEQVFKDPESGVRACRVPLLVLDATIPLSDQARLRELCPHVVTGQTVGAGHFHQLEVPEQITAMVERFLSISSL, encoded by the coding sequence ATGCTTAACAGGGATGGAGTCGATTTATTTTATGCTGAAGCCGGCAGTGGTGAGCCACCGGTGCTGTTGGTCCACGGTTGGACCTGTGACCATACCGCCATGACGCCACTATTCAATTACTTTCGCCGCAGTCGCCGAGTGGTTACGGTCGATCTACGTGGTCACGGCGAGAGCGACAAGCCCGAACAGGAGTATTCGATGGCAGTGTTCGCTGACGACTTGGCCTGGATGTGTAAAGAGCTCAACCTTGAGAAACCAATTGTCATTGGCCATAGCATGGGTGGAGTGATCGCTGTCAAGTTGGCTGCGCAATACCCCGATCTACCTGGTGCAGTGGTCACGCTCGATTCACCAGTTGTTCCCACTGCCCCGTTGCTGCAAAGCGTCACACCACTGTTGCAACAGTTTCGCACGCCAGCGTTTCGTGAACTGCAAGGACCGTTTGTTGATGGAATGTTTCTTCCTACTGATAACGCCGAACGCAAGGCGCGCGTTAAGGCTGGCATGCTGAATACTCCACAGTATGTTGCAGCGTCGGCGTTCGAGCAGGTCTTCAAAGATCCTGAGTCGGGAGTACGTGCGTGCAGAGTGCCGCTGTTGGTGCTGGATGCAACGATACCACTATCGGACCAGGCGCGCTTACGCGAGTTGTGTCCACACGTCGTCACCGGCCAAACGGTTGGTGCTGGCCATTTTCATCAGCTGGAAGTGCCGGAGCAGATCACTGCGATGGTTGAGCGGTTTCTGTCAATTTCGTCATTGTAG
- a CDS encoding questin oxidase family protein has protein sequence MSSYAMLDTSLDSIADASPDLRNGLTNHAPMAIEALCALGRADAIPAWLEHYRAGFLPWPSAVASIDPHNWRAALGRIDRVSDWRAFFTDELVRTPWQDVLNRWVANLAPAICASAAHGVIRVAHAARALSQAETPTRIAELAAALGYWAACYQELPTSMSSLQRKERPTVAIRTVPVVPLDQRKFTGTIVGSLERLSEFPAFAPVIEYADVSGDVSRVVSELTQAFARVYLANAHDFLSTIVFVHSVTSGASLRLLAPYLGPSVLRDALRYTWQAQCGIYAAFGLVPIPEHTVTTPRESREQLIDMAVANGDEHVIKFTETCLREYELNPQPEYPAAARHAMDVVKL, from the coding sequence ATGTCGTCATACGCCATGCTCGACACATCTCTCGACTCCATTGCGGATGCGAGCCCCGATCTTCGCAATGGCTTAACCAATCATGCCCCGATGGCAATTGAGGCCTTATGTGCGCTAGGACGCGCAGATGCTATCCCAGCGTGGCTTGAACACTATCGCGCAGGGTTTTTGCCGTGGCCGTCTGCGGTTGCGTCTATTGATCCTCACAACTGGCGCGCAGCGCTAGGACGTATAGATCGCGTTAGTGATTGGCGCGCGTTCTTTACGGACGAACTAGTGCGTACGCCTTGGCAGGACGTGCTCAACCGCTGGGTAGCGAATCTCGCACCTGCGATATGCGCATCAGCTGCACACGGAGTGATCAGGGTAGCACACGCTGCTCGTGCCCTTTCCCAGGCTGAGACGCCAACGCGGATTGCCGAGCTTGCGGCCGCACTTGGCTATTGGGCCGCGTGTTATCAAGAGTTGCCAACCTCCATGTCATCTCTTCAACGCAAAGAACGACCGACAGTCGCAATCCGTACTGTTCCGGTGGTGCCACTTGACCAGCGCAAATTCACCGGCACGATCGTTGGTTCTCTAGAACGGTTGAGTGAATTCCCAGCGTTTGCACCGGTGATCGAGTATGCCGATGTCAGTGGCGACGTATCCCGGGTTGTCTCTGAACTGACGCAAGCCTTTGCGCGTGTCTATCTGGCCAATGCCCACGACTTCTTGAGCACAATCGTTTTCGTCCACAGTGTTACGAGTGGGGCGTCGCTGCGCCTGTTGGCTCCCTATCTCGGCCCGTCCGTCCTGCGCGACGCGCTACGTTACACCTGGCAGGCGCAGTGCGGGATTTACGCGGCATTTGGTCTGGTTCCTATACCAGAACACACCGTGACAACGCCACGTGAATCACGAGAACAGCTCATCGATATGGCCGTGGCCAATGGAGATGAGCACGTGATCAAGTTTACCGAGACCTGTTTACGTGAGTATGAATTGAATCCGCAGCCTGAGTATCCAGCGGCGGCGCGGCATGCGATGGACGTGGTGAAATTGTAG
- a CDS encoding amidohydrolase yields MRDGFKIADTDAHMMEPEWLWERHMEDAYKSQAPRMGEAPDSGRRTFLVEGESFTREKGKYPMAAKPFLKAANKAMERFDRAKQTGFSAQSRIQDMDEQGVDVQILYPTFTGQMLGREFRDTKLLAACCRAYNNWAAEYTSLDPKRLRWAAALPMQSVEEAVKEAIRASQLGCVSYYMRPNPVGGRTLWHDDCLPLWKEIENTGKPISTHDSASASVPSFGDRMDTHTSGHILSHPFEAMAAMAGLIWFGVFEKCPKLKVIHVEGDGGWTPYWLQRMEQHWDFSGNAEHEYLTRRPTEYFRSNVCVAFRGDEPTMKAAVELVGDNNFTWDSDYPHPDGTYPWGVEAMLKQPIPQESKRKLLWDNAARVFNLT; encoded by the coding sequence ATGCGTGATGGATTCAAGATCGCAGATACCGACGCCCACATGATGGAGCCGGAGTGGCTGTGGGAACGCCACATGGAAGATGCCTATAAATCGCAAGCGCCACGGATGGGCGAAGCGCCTGACTCGGGGCGAAGGACCTTCCTGGTCGAAGGTGAATCGTTCACCCGCGAAAAGGGCAAGTATCCGATGGCAGCGAAGCCATTTCTCAAAGCGGCAAACAAGGCGATGGAACGTTTTGACCGCGCGAAACAGACTGGATTTAGCGCTCAGAGCCGTATCCAAGATATGGATGAACAAGGCGTCGACGTGCAAATCCTGTATCCGACGTTTACCGGTCAGATGCTAGGTCGCGAGTTTCGTGACACCAAATTACTAGCGGCGTGCTGCCGTGCTTATAACAACTGGGCCGCCGAGTATACGTCACTCGATCCGAAGCGTTTGCGCTGGGCTGCAGCATTGCCTATGCAAAGTGTTGAGGAAGCCGTCAAAGAAGCTATTCGCGCCTCACAACTGGGTTGTGTCAGTTATTACATGCGTCCCAATCCCGTTGGCGGTCGCACGTTGTGGCACGATGATTGTCTGCCGTTGTGGAAAGAGATTGAGAACACTGGCAAGCCAATCTCGACGCATGACTCAGCGTCCGCGTCGGTTCCGTCCTTTGGTGATCGTATGGACACTCACACCAGCGGTCATATTCTGTCGCATCCGTTTGAGGCGATGGCGGCTATGGCAGGGCTGATTTGGTTCGGTGTCTTCGAGAAGTGTCCCAAACTCAAAGTGATTCATGTCGAAGGTGACGGCGGTTGGACCCCATACTGGCTGCAACGCATGGAACAACACTGGGACTTCAGTGGCAATGCCGAGCACGAGTATCTCACTCGTCGTCCGACCGAGTACTTCCGTAGCAATGTCTGTGTCGCGTTCCGTGGCGACGAGCCAACCATGAAGGCGGCGGTGGAGTTGGTTGGCGACAACAACTTCACCTGGGACTCAGACTATCCGCATCCTGACGGCACCTATCCCTGGGGTGTCGAGGCCATGTTAAAGCAACCTATCCCGCAAGAATCAAAGCGGAAGTTGTTATGGGATAATGCCGCGCGAGTGTTTAACCTCACATAA
- a CDS encoding nuclear transport factor 2 family protein, producing MGHCKYIRMNRRNGASVNRSRNMVGRSPVLPISDSPFLFLVLGTLAPCRAIRQPTGTTKDEQKEDGMAKSMEAQLQEVIDREEIRTLPVRYCDRVWQQDSDGYSKLFTEDGWFSTNDPKLPRAEGRANLAKMIAEQGATSKPRPFIHNHVVELLGPDKARGTCYVEVKLMREGKKWLLTGWYNDEYAKVNGEWKFKSRQITTDTFGPANEN from the coding sequence ATGGGGCATTGCAAGTACATAAGAATGAATCGGAGAAACGGGGCATCGGTGAATCGGAGCAGAAACATGGTGGGGAGGTCTCCGGTTCTCCCCATCTCCGATTCTCCGTTTCTTTTTCTGGTTCTCGGCACGCTTGCACCTTGCCGCGCAATAAGGCAGCCTACGGGTACAACCAAGGACGAGCAAAAGGAGGACGGTATGGCAAAGAGCATGGAAGCACAACTACAAGAAGTGATTGATCGTGAAGAGATTCGTACCCTACCGGTGCGCTACTGTGATCGCGTATGGCAACAGGACTCAGACGGGTACTCAAAGCTGTTTACTGAAGATGGCTGGTTTTCCACCAATGACCCGAAATTACCCCGTGCTGAAGGCCGAGCGAATCTCGCCAAGATGATTGCTGAACAGGGCGCTACTTCGAAACCCCGCCCATTTATTCATAATCATGTAGTTGAGTTACTCGGACCAGATAAGGCTAGAGGCACGTGCTACGTGGAAGTCAAGTTGATGCGCGAGGGCAAAAAGTGGTTGCTCACCGGTTGGTATAATGACGAGTATGCCAAGGTGAATGGGGAGTGGAAATTTAAGTCGCGGCAGATTACGACTGACACATTTGGTCCGGCAAATGAGAATTAG
- a CDS encoding ThuA domain-containing protein — MGGFFLNHPPVRKFRVDVTDRSHVLTKGLAGSFEVMDELYLIEVQDPASTNVLLTTELAKDPSPPGFGFVYPQDTALMPDGKTRGLGYTKDIGKGSVAYIALGHCHSPLNNVQPFVDASVDSAGTTPKMFHGAWETEAFTTLLRNGLRWGIAST; from the coding sequence CTGGGTGGCTTCTTCCTCAATCATCCGCCCGTGCGAAAGTTTCGTGTTGATGTCACGGATCGCTCGCATGTGCTTACCAAAGGATTGGCGGGTTCGTTCGAGGTCATGGATGAACTGTATCTCATCGAAGTGCAAGATCCCGCGTCCACGAATGTCCTCCTTACGACGGAACTAGCGAAAGACCCATCACCTCCAGGATTCGGTTTTGTCTATCCCCAAGACACGGCATTGATGCCAGATGGCAAAACCAGGGGGTTGGGCTATACAAAGGATATTGGCAAAGGCAGTGTCGCCTACATCGCGCTCGGGCATTGCCATTCGCCACTCAACAATGTCCAGCCGTTTGTTGACGCCAGTGTTGATAGCGCGGGAACGACGCCGAAAATGTTCCATGGCGCGTGGGAGACCGAGGCGTTTACCACGTTGCTGCGTAACGGCTTGAGATGGGGCATTGCAAGTACATAA
- a CDS encoding LLM class F420-dependent oxidoreductase: MKFGIVPINLDVFTEPDMLVPFVQRAEAIGYESVWTAEHVIIPKEYSSVYPYNPSGKVPFRPDSAIIDPLVALTYVAASTKRMRLGTGVNILPQINALYLAKWASSIDHLSKGRLMLGVGIGWLKEEFDAIGVPFAHRGKRSDEYLRALKQVWNGEEINFQGEFVNWQGFVMRPRPVQKGGVPLVIGGITPQAIRRLVRYGDGWYVIGKDLDDYRAHIKAFKDECAKQGRNPNEIEITAYWNYYGEGLDSLKVYQELGVHRLLVNMRALRDKDVTTAMERFGEEVVAKHL, translated from the coding sequence ATGAAGTTTGGCATTGTTCCGATCAATCTCGACGTGTTTACCGAGCCCGATATGTTGGTGCCGTTTGTCCAGCGGGCTGAGGCGATTGGCTATGAGTCGGTGTGGACCGCAGAGCACGTCATTATCCCGAAAGAGTATTCGTCAGTGTATCCATATAATCCGAGTGGTAAGGTACCCTTCCGTCCTGATTCGGCGATTATCGATCCGTTGGTGGCGTTAACGTATGTGGCCGCCTCGACCAAGCGTATGCGTCTGGGTACCGGGGTGAACATCTTACCGCAGATCAACGCGCTGTATCTGGCAAAGTGGGCGTCGTCGATTGATCATCTGTCGAAAGGACGGCTGATGCTCGGCGTGGGTATTGGTTGGCTCAAGGAAGAGTTCGATGCGATTGGCGTGCCGTTCGCCCATCGCGGTAAACGCTCTGATGAATATCTGCGGGCGCTCAAACAAGTCTGGAATGGCGAGGAAATCAACTTTCAGGGTGAGTTTGTCAATTGGCAAGGCTTCGTGATGCGGCCTCGTCCGGTGCAAAAGGGTGGTGTGCCGTTAGTGATTGGTGGCATCACGCCTCAGGCCATTCGTCGCCTGGTGCGCTATGGTGACGGCTGGTATGTGATTGGCAAAGATCTCGACGATTATCGTGCCCATATCAAGGCGTTCAAAGATGAATGTGCCAAGCAAGGGCGGAATCCTAACGAGATTGAGATTACGGCGTACTGGAATTATTACGGCGAAGGGCTCGATAGCTTAAAAGTGTACCAGGAACTTGGAGTTCACCGTTTGTTAGTAAATATGCGAGCGTTGCGGGATAAGGATGTGACTACGGCGATGGAACGGTTTGGGGAGGAGGTTGTGGCTAAACATTTATAG